The DNA sequence TGCCCTCGTACGGGTAGAGGTGACCGCGGTCGACCTCGGCGATCCACTCGGCGACGTGGTCGAGGAAGTACCGGTCGTGGGTGACGGCGAGCACGGCGCCGTGGTACTTGGCCAGGTGCTGCTCGAGCCAGAGCACGCTCTCGGCGTCGAGGTGGTTGGTGGGCTCGTCGAGGAGCAGGAGGTCGGGCTTCTGCAGCAGCAGCTTGCAGAGCGCGACGCGGCGCTTCTCACCACCGGAGAGCGTGTTGACCGGCCAGTCGCCCGGGGGACAGCGCAGCGCGTCCATCGCCTGCTCCAGCTGGGAGTCGAGGTCCCACGCGTCGGCGGCGTCGATCTGCTCCTGCAGCGTGCCCATCTCGGCGAGCAGCGTGTCGAAGTCGGCGTCCGGGTCGGCCAGCAGCCCGGAGATCTCGTTGAACCGGTCGACCTTGTCCTTGATCTCGCCGACGCCCTCCTGGACGTTCTCGAGCACGGTCTTGGACTCGTCGAGCTGCGGCTCCTGCATGAGGATGCCGACCGTGTAGCCCGGAGACAGCTTGGCCTCGCCGTTGGACGGGGTGTCGAGCCCCGCCATGATCTTCAGGATGGTCGACTTACCTGCGCCGTTCGGACCGACGACGCCGATCTTCGCTCCCGGCAGGAACGCCATCGTCACGTCGTCGAGGATCACTTTGTCGCCGACGGCCTTGCGGGCCCTAACCATCGAGTAAATGTATTCGGCCACTCTTCTTCCTGAACTCCCTGTCTTGGACTCGCCGGGCTCGCAGCCCTGGGCTCGGAACCCTGGGCTCGAAGCCCTGTACGAGGATACCGGGAACTACCAGTCGATCGGCCGGGTCTGGCCGATCAGGCAGCCTCCGGTCGCGAGGGCCGGGCTGGTGAGACTCGTGTAGCCGCCGGAGTCCGGCCCGTACTGGCCGATCACGCAGCTGTCTCCGAATTTGACGGAGAACTGGATGGAGGGCGCCGTGAGCCCGATCGTGGTCGTGTCCGGCGTGAGCTGCATGTCCGCCTTCGTGAACCCGGCCGCCACCAGCCCGTCGATGAAGTCGCGCCCCTTCGCACCCGGCTTGGCCGCGATCGTCGCCTGATTCACCTTGTCGAAGTACGGCTGGTTCGCAGCGGCGGTCCCGCCGGGCACGAGC is a window from the Leifsonia shinshuensis genome containing:
- a CDS encoding DUF6993 domain-containing protein, encoding MRAPARPAAAFLAGAAVAAALLLSACTGAHPSASTDPAPHTTASDSATPTPTASAAPVLVPGGTAAANQPYFDKVNQATIAAKPGAKGRDFIDGLVAAGFTKADMQLTPDTTTIGLTAPSIQFSVKFGDSCVIGQYGPDSGGYTSLTSPALATGGCLIGQTRPIDW